From Denitrovibrio acetiphilus DSM 12809, the proteins below share one genomic window:
- the groL gene encoding chaperonin GroEL (60 kDa chaperone family; promotes refolding of misfolded polypeptides especially under stressful conditions; forms two stacked rings of heptamers to form a barrel-shaped 14mer; ends can be capped by GroES; misfolded proteins enter the barrel where they are refolded when GroES binds) has protein sequence MAKQITFSEDARQAILRGVDQLANAVKVTLGPKGRNVVIEKKFGSPLITKDGVTVAKEIELEDALENIGAQMVKEVASKTNDVAGDGTTTATVLAQAIYREGIKNVVAGAKPMEIKRGIDKAVEAVVARLATMSQPIQDKKEISQVGAISANNDQEIGDIIADAMDKVGKDGVITIEENKSTETVLDVVEGMQFDRGYLSPYFVTNPDSMEAVLENPYILMLESKVSNMKDILPVLEQLAKENAPFIIIAEDIEGEALATLVVNKLRGTLNCCAVKAPGFGDRRKEMLKDLAVLTGGTVVSEETGMNINTVTLADLGRAKKIVVDKENTTIVEGAGNVEDIQARVNMIKKQAEDTASDYDREKLQERLAKLSGGVAVIKVGATTETEMKEKKARVEDALSATKAAVEEGIVPGGGVALVRALSALADVKLSEDQQIGVELVKKALTYPLRQIVSNAGFEASIVVNEIEKADKDTFGFNAYSEEYVDMLEAGIIDPTKVTRSALQNAASVASLMITTEAIITDVKDEKGAGGMPDMGGMGGMGGMGGMM, from the coding sequence ATGGCTAAACAGATCACTTTTAGCGAAGACGCAAGACAGGCTATCCTCAGAGGTGTGGATCAGCTTGCTAATGCTGTTAAAGTTACACTCGGACCAAAAGGGCGTAATGTTGTTATAGAGAAAAAATTCGGCTCACCTCTTATCACTAAAGACGGCGTTACAGTTGCAAAAGAGATCGAACTTGAAGATGCACTTGAAAACATAGGAGCTCAGATGGTTAAGGAAGTTGCTTCCAAAACCAACGATGTGGCAGGGGACGGTACAACAACTGCGACAGTTCTTGCTCAGGCTATCTACCGTGAAGGTATTAAAAACGTTGTAGCAGGCGCAAAACCTATGGAAATCAAAAGAGGTATCGACAAAGCTGTTGAAGCTGTTGTTGCTAGGCTCGCTACTATGTCTCAGCCTATTCAGGATAAAAAAGAGATCAGCCAGGTTGGAGCAATCTCCGCTAATAACGATCAGGAAATCGGCGATATCATCGCTGATGCAATGGACAAAGTCGGTAAAGACGGCGTTATCACCATCGAAGAAAATAAATCCACAGAGACTGTACTTGACGTTGTGGAAGGTATGCAGTTCGACAGAGGCTACCTCTCTCCATACTTCGTAACTAATCCTGACAGCATGGAAGCAGTTCTCGAAAATCCATACATCCTTATGCTAGAAAGCAAAGTGTCAAACATGAAGGACATCCTTCCTGTTCTTGAACAGCTCGCTAAGGAAAATGCTCCTTTTATAATCATCGCAGAAGACATCGAAGGCGAAGCTCTCGCTACTCTCGTTGTAAACAAACTTCGCGGTACTCTTAACTGTTGTGCTGTTAAAGCTCCGGGCTTTGGCGACAGAAGAAAAGAGATGCTGAAAGACCTTGCTGTTCTCACTGGCGGTACTGTTGTTTCCGAAGAGACAGGAATGAACATCAATACTGTTACACTTGCTGACCTCGGACGTGCTAAGAAGATTGTTGTGGATAAAGAAAACACTACAATAGTTGAAGGTGCAGGCAATGTTGAAGACATTCAGGCAAGAGTCAACATGATCAAAAAACAAGCTGAAGATACTGCAAGCGACTATGACAGAGAAAAACTTCAGGAAAGACTTGCTAAGCTTTCCGGCGGTGTTGCTGTTATCAAAGTCGGCGCTACAACAGAAACAGAAATGAAAGAGAAAAAAGCAAGAGTTGAAGATGCTCTTTCAGCTACAAAAGCTGCTGTTGAAGAAGGGATCGTTCCTGGGGGCGGTGTCGCTCTCGTTCGTGCTCTTTCTGCCCTTGCAGATGTTAAACTCAGTGAAGACCAGCAGATCGGTGTTGAGCTTGTTAAAAAAGCTCTCACATACCCACTGCGTCAGATCGTTTCTAATGCAGGGTTCGAAGCCTCTATCGTTGTTAATGAGATAGAAAAAGCAGATAAAGATACTTTCGGTTTCAACGCTTACTCAGAAGAGTATGTTGATATGCTCGAAGCTGGTATCATCGACCCTACAAA